One segment of Akkermansiaceae bacterium DNA contains the following:
- a CDS encoding DUF4340 domain-containing protein, with translation MRYSFTIFLAALALILSGLSMVFMGSEYRNAIFGIPPLAPGEKLFQVEELDKATQITLTNSDGDESTFKVDGHYWKAVRPWEDRADPIFIKFLIQFTARLEVKEVIPREDLELKDFGLRDGHVRVTMRDNKGKVICDYLIGRPTAWSIPSEDGKTSQPTLFIRLADKKRNDNIYVCGEDSANSVHTLFLNKFARFRDHHPFHFSPKYLDKIRVQNDDGEVVVSRKDLASAWKITKPLELRIDPTALTTLFKDLAKLTALKVEDRASVTLPTGENNTTQAREIAIHFAGEQDETVLRIYPPAKEGDTYALATVSDRPDAVFQLPLTAATVIPGATSLSQLQTGVNDLRSKTMTHLNGPQLKTIILRPGGRMPIMLQRTKQTTWRVLRMKGWEEANQDAVIDLMTAVTRDKVQKFVTDAATDLKPYGLDTPFLQIGFTSFNNARMFISFGRDKATDNIYAHIIGRPNIWQISNETLMKIALNSWQWRTAHVWHVPRMDVEKISIRRKGAPVVELGYDHFAAKWTALRDQVESTAELNPNRANKLLGHLGSIKTKKWIGPMHPQAMKALEQPDTIISVTIRRVNDQGQDLLPIIKTLRITHTPGGLIHFAKIDTLPSGADNDDDTSYFLLDPQTVKNLQVDLFE, from the coding sequence ATGCGTTATTCCTTTACCATATTTCTTGCGGCACTCGCTCTGATCCTGAGCGGTTTGTCCATGGTGTTCATGGGGAGTGAGTATCGCAATGCTATTTTCGGCATCCCCCCCCTCGCGCCTGGTGAAAAGCTGTTTCAAGTCGAGGAGCTCGACAAGGCTACCCAGATCACCCTCACCAATAGTGACGGTGATGAATCAACATTCAAAGTGGATGGCCACTATTGGAAAGCGGTCCGTCCTTGGGAAGACCGGGCCGATCCCATTTTCATCAAGTTCCTCATTCAGTTCACAGCACGCCTTGAGGTCAAGGAAGTGATTCCGCGGGAGGATCTCGAACTCAAGGATTTCGGTTTGCGTGACGGCCATGTTCGCGTCACCATGCGCGACAACAAAGGAAAAGTGATATGCGATTACCTGATTGGCCGCCCCACAGCATGGAGTATCCCCAGCGAAGACGGAAAGACCAGCCAGCCCACTCTTTTTATTCGCTTGGCTGATAAAAAACGTAACGACAACATCTACGTATGTGGCGAGGACTCCGCCAACAGTGTGCACACCTTGTTTCTCAACAAGTTTGCACGCTTCAGGGACCATCACCCATTTCATTTCAGCCCCAAGTATCTGGATAAGATCCGCGTTCAGAATGACGATGGCGAGGTGGTCGTATCGCGTAAAGATCTCGCATCCGCCTGGAAAATCACCAAGCCACTCGAGCTCCGGATCGACCCCACTGCGCTGACCACCCTGTTTAAAGACCTGGCCAAACTAACAGCACTCAAAGTCGAAGACCGCGCGAGTGTCACCCTTCCGACTGGCGAGAACAACACCACACAGGCACGCGAAATAGCCATTCATTTTGCCGGGGAACAAGATGAAACTGTTTTGCGCATCTATCCTCCGGCCAAAGAGGGCGATACCTACGCTCTGGCGACTGTCAGCGACCGACCCGATGCCGTTTTCCAGCTCCCGCTCACCGCAGCCACAGTGATACCCGGGGCAACATCCTTAAGCCAGCTCCAGACAGGTGTAAACGATCTGCGCTCGAAAACCATGACCCACCTCAATGGACCGCAGTTGAAGACGATTATCCTGCGACCGGGCGGAAGAATGCCGATCATGCTACAGCGCACCAAGCAAACCACTTGGCGGGTGTTGCGTATGAAAGGATGGGAAGAGGCTAACCAGGACGCTGTGATCGACCTGATGACTGCGGTTACCCGTGATAAAGTACAAAAATTCGTCACCGATGCGGCCACTGACCTCAAGCCTTATGGCCTCGACACCCCATTCCTCCAGATTGGTTTCACCAGCTTTAACAATGCCCGCATGTTTATATCGTTCGGTCGGGACAAGGCAACCGACAACATCTATGCCCACATCATCGGTCGACCTAACATTTGGCAGATAAGCAATGAAACCCTGATGAAGATCGCCCTCAACTCGTGGCAATGGCGCACCGCTCACGTCTGGCATGTGCCGAGAATGGATGTCGAAAAAATCAGTATCCGCAGAAAAGGCGCACCCGTCGTGGAGCTGGGTTATGATCACTTCGCCGCCAAATGGACAGCTTTGCGTGACCAGGTGGAGTCCACGGCGGAGCTCAACCCAAACCGTGCCAACAAACTCCTTGGCCACCTCGGGTCGATCAAAACCAAAAAATGGATTGGCCCAATGCATCCGCAGGCCATGAAGGCGTTGGAACAGCCGGATACAATCATCAGCGTCACCATACGCCGGGTAAACGACCAGGGGCAAGACCTGCTCCCCATTATCAAAACGTTGAGAATCACCCACACGCCGGGTGGCTTGATTCACTTTGCTAAAATCGATACACTGCCAAGCGGTGCCGACAATGACGATGATACCAGCTATTTCCTACTCGATCCCCAAACGGTGAAAAACCTCCAGGTTGACCTCTTCGAGTAA
- a CDS encoding Gldg family protein, whose product MSDSPSTTPATRPVRRVGRSINVITQLVLFIIVIVAANYLSCAKHERYDLTDRQDFTLSDLSTKYLESDAVQKREVPLHVIAVIKRSSAHYTRIYNLLDEYKRLGGEAVNLEFVDPLRQTDRTLELENTFGQKYTEDMIIVDGRDEPQGDPKAGKSEDSKSPPAAATPTTPDAKADNPATSEKQELSAHVRTVRVSDLFLQDDRRNIVAWRDEDMITSTFIGAIEGKPRRIYFAADKINLEATDGDPAWQVLFEMLWQQNILLTPLRLSETESIPEDAEGFALVAPQYDLNDREIKTLSNYWDRKQSSIFITLDPKVATNNLRIFLRSNGVTPRNDRIMSIKNGQSLSNVQSVFSRGSEINTDLGGKSTIFDGSTCSLEVDENNDQLLNKRIQPIALVEASDGWWGETRFEENNPQFNQEEDTAAPLYLAAAVLKGQATSDDTADLVSRMVVIGNTDFLANKKTRPEQSDFVKSCVNWLVGREDLIGIGPKKLHRHKITILDAHNTFISRIVLIFLPAAALLMSLIVWNIRRA is encoded by the coding sequence ATGTCGGATTCCCCATCAACTACTCCAGCCACACGTCCCGTCCGGCGTGTCGGAAGAAGTATCAACGTCATTACCCAGCTGGTCCTGTTTATCATTGTGATCGTTGCTGCCAATTACCTCAGCTGCGCCAAACATGAGCGTTATGACCTGACTGACCGACAGGATTTCACCCTTTCAGACCTGAGCACCAAGTATCTTGAAAGTGATGCTGTCCAGAAAAGGGAAGTGCCCCTACACGTCATCGCGGTGATCAAACGCAGCTCCGCCCACTATACCCGGATTTACAACCTGCTGGATGAATACAAACGGCTTGGTGGCGAGGCAGTGAATCTGGAATTTGTCGACCCCCTTCGCCAGACCGACCGCACCCTGGAGCTTGAAAACACCTTCGGACAGAAATACACCGAGGACATGATCATTGTGGACGGACGTGATGAGCCGCAGGGTGACCCCAAGGCCGGGAAGAGCGAGGATTCAAAATCACCGCCAGCTGCTGCCACCCCGACGACGCCCGATGCAAAGGCTGATAATCCCGCGACCTCGGAAAAACAAGAACTCTCGGCCCACGTCCGCACCGTCCGGGTCTCAGATTTGTTTTTGCAAGACGACCGGCGTAACATCGTTGCCTGGCGGGACGAGGATATGATTACATCGACCTTTATTGGTGCGATCGAAGGAAAGCCACGGAGAATTTATTTTGCCGCCGACAAAATCAATCTCGAAGCCACCGATGGCGATCCTGCATGGCAGGTGCTCTTTGAGATGCTTTGGCAACAGAACATCCTGCTCACCCCACTGAGACTCTCAGAAACCGAGAGCATCCCGGAGGATGCAGAAGGCTTTGCCCTCGTGGCGCCGCAATACGACCTCAACGACCGCGAAATCAAAACCCTGTCGAACTACTGGGATAGAAAACAATCTTCAATCTTCATCACACTCGACCCCAAGGTGGCAACCAACAACCTACGTATATTCCTGCGCAGCAATGGTGTCACACCGCGCAACGACCGGATCATGTCGATTAAAAACGGTCAGTCGCTCTCGAATGTGCAGTCCGTTTTTTCGCGTGGTTCCGAAATCAACACCGACCTTGGTGGCAAATCCACCATTTTTGACGGCTCCACGTGTAGTCTAGAGGTGGATGAAAACAATGACCAGTTGCTCAACAAGCGTATCCAGCCGATCGCCCTGGTTGAAGCGAGTGACGGCTGGTGGGGAGAAACCCGCTTCGAGGAAAACAACCCTCAGTTCAACCAGGAGGAGGACACCGCCGCCCCTCTTTACCTTGCCGCAGCCGTCCTGAAAGGCCAAGCGACGTCGGACGACACAGCCGACCTTGTCTCCAGGATGGTGGTCATTGGGAATACCGATTTCCTAGCCAACAAGAAAACCCGCCCCGAGCAATCCGACTTCGTCAAATCCTGTGTGAACTGGCTGGTAGGGCGGGAAGACCTCATTGGAATCGGCCCCAAAAAACTTCACCGTCACAAGATCACCATTCTCGACGCGCATAATACCTTTATCAGTCGGATCGTTCTCATCTTCCTGCCAGCAGCGGCCCTGCTGATGTCTCTGATCGTCTGGAACATACGGAGGGCTTAA